A window of Maioricimonas rarisocia genomic DNA:
CTGCCGCTGACGAAGAAGCCGAGCCAATGGAGATGCCCGGAGAGTCGTCCAAGATCTCCCCGGAGCTGATTCCTCCGGAATACAACGCCGAGAGTGAACAGACCTTCACCGTCAGTGCCGACGGCGAGAACGAGTTCTCTCTCGACATCGAAACCAGTTCATCCAATTGATCGTTTCCGCGTTCGCGCGACACTGTAGTTTCCACCTGCGGGTCAATCAGGAGTCTGGTATGTCTATCCCACGTTCACGTCATCGCGGATTCACCCTCATCGAGCTTCTCGTCGTGATTGCGATCATCGCGATCCTCATCGCCCTGTTGCTGCCCGCTGTGCAGCAGGCCCGGGAAGCGGCCAGGCGATCGCAGTGCAACAACAACCTGAAGCAGATCGGGTTGGCGATGCACAACTACCACGACGTCAACAACGGCTTCCCTGTCGCGCAGTACGGCTGCTGCTGGGGCACCTGGGTCGTGGGAATCATGCCCTACATCGACCAGGCAAACCTCTTCAATCAGTACGAGCACAACCTCAAGTACGGCGTTCCCGCTGACACGGCCCGTTACGGCCACCCGGTCAACCTCCCCGTCACGCGTACGCGGCTCGCGGCACTGACCTGCCCGAGTGACAAGGACAACCGGCCGTTCTCCGACATCACCAGCCACAACTACGCGGCCAACTTCGGCAACACGAGCTATTCGCAGGGAACCGTCAATGGTGTGACGTTCAAGAAGGCTCCCTTCCGTCTGACGAGTTCCGGCACCCCGGCGAAGAACCAGAAGATGCGGGACATCAAGGACGGCACGTCGAACACGATGCTCGTCGCTGAGGTTCTGCAGGGGGACGGTCGCGACCTGCGCGGCTTCTCCTGGTGGGGCGACGCTTCGCAGTTCACCACCTACCTGCCACCCAACTCGAACCTTCCCGACCGCATCTACTCCAGCACCTACTGCAACAATCAGCCGGAGCAGAACCTCCCCTGCGACGTCTCGACCTCGACGAACCCGACGATGTTCGCCGCACGCAGCTCGCACACCGGCGGCATCCAGACCGTCCTCTGTGACGGTGCCGGCCGCTTCATCTCCGAGAACATTGACCTCGAGGTGTGGCGAGGCCTGAGCACCGCCAAAGGCGGCGAAGTCATCAGCGAGTTCTGAGCATCGCTTTTCGTTCTGTCAGCTCCGAGCGCCGTGGGTCGGAATCCGTTCCGGTCCGCGGCGTCTCTTGTTGGTGGAGTGTCGCGCCGGTCACACGCATTGCTGCCTTCACTGGAACCCCGCCGGGAGGAACTGTACAACCGCATTCACGTCGCAACGTCTGCGCTCACTCACTCCGATTGCGTCTTCACGAAGGGCCCTCCACATGTTGCACTGCCTTCAGACCTTCCCGCGATGCGGCCTGCTGCCGTTTCTTACGGTCGTTGCCGCTCTCACAGCGGCAAACAGTTCCCGGGCCGAAGACCTCAGCGAACAGGTCATCTGGAAGTCGGGCGAAGGGGGCTATCACACGTACCGGATCCCGTCGATCATCACGACAGGCAACGGAACCGTGCTCGCCTTCTGTGAGGGACGCAAGTCCGGCCGCGGCGACAGCGGTAACATCGACCTGCTGATGAAGCGGTCCACCGATGACGGCAAGACCTGGTCGGAATCGGTCGTCGTCTGGGACGACGGCAACAATACGTGCGGCAACCCCTGCCCTGTCGTTGATGCGAACACGGGCCGGATTCACCTGCTGCTGACGTGGAATCACGGCGACGACAATGGCCGCGAGCTTCACGAAGGAACCGGTAGAGATACCCGCCGCGCCTTCTACAGTTACTCCGACGACGAGGGGAGCAACTGGACCGATCCGGTCGAGATCACTGATGCCGTCAAGCTGGAAGCCTGGGCCTGGTACGCGACGGGCCCCGGCGTCGGCATCCAGCTGACGCGCGGCCCGCACAAGGGGCGACTGGTTGTTCCCTGCGACTACACGACGCTCGAAGGGCCGGTGCACGGATCTCACGCCATCTACAGCGATGACGGTGGAAAGTCCTGGCAGCTCAGTGACACGATCAGCCCGACCTGCAACGAATGCCAGGTCGCCGAACTGAGCGACGGGCGGCTGCTGATGAACGCTCGGACTCAAGGCGCCAGCAATACGCCGCGGCCCTACACCGGATATCGTTCCATCGCGTACTCCAGCGACGGCGGCACGACCTGGACCGATCCGGTCGCCGATGACGAACTGGGGGATCCGGTCTGCCAGGCGTCGCTGATCCGCTACGACGGCCGGCGATTGCTCTTCTCCAACCCTTCGCCGCCGATCAGTCTGAAGCGTGGCCCGCGCAACCGGATGACGGTCTACGTCAGCCGCGACGATGGAGAGACCTGGCCTGTCTCGCGGCTGGTCCATGAAGGTCCGTCTGCCTACTCCTGCCTGACCCGTCTGCCGGACGGACGGATCGGGCTGCTGTACGAAGCGGGCGAAAAGAACGCATACGAAACGATCACTCTGGCCACTTTCTCACCGGAATGGATCGCCGGAGACGAGTAGCCTCTGTTCGGCAGTTCCAGTCGAGTGCCTGTACCGAAGGATCCTGCATGCTTCGCCGATTGATGACGCGCCTTTTTCTGATCGCGGCTGTCGCAGCGACGGTCTCCCCGGCCAGAGCAGAAACGGAACGGGCGAAGTCGGTCCGGCCGAACATCGTCTTTATTCTGATTGACGACCTGCGGTTCGACACCTTCGGCTACATGGGGCACCCGTTCGTCGAAACGCCGCACATCGACCGGCTCGCCCGCGAAGGCGTGCAGTTCCGCCGTGCGTTCGTGACGACGTCGCTCTGCTCGCCGGCTCGCGCGTCGTTCCTCACGGGCCAGTACATGCACAACCACCGGGTCGTCGACAACGCCGACCTGATGCCGGAAGGAACGGTCACGTTCCCGCAACTGCTGCAGAAGTCCGGCTACGAAACCGCCTTCGTCGGCAAGTGGCACATGGGGGGAAGCAGCGACGCACCACGGCCAGGGTTCGACCACTGGGTCAGTTTTCGCGGCCAGGGAACCTACGCTCCGGAGGGACACTCGCTCAACATCAACGGCGAGCAGGTCCCCCGGACAAAGTACATGACGGACGAACTGACCGATTACTCCGTCGACTGGCTGAAGGAACGCAACGGCGACGAACCCTTTCTGCTGTACCTCTCCCACAAGGGCGTTCACGGCCTGTACGACCCGGCACCGCGCCACCGGGACCGCTACCGGAACGAGCCGTTTCCCGCTCCGGGCACGATGGACGAGACGCTCCAGCCTCCACCGGCCGGAGACGCGGGCAAACCGATGTGGGTGCACGACCAGCGAAACAGTTGGCACGGCATCGAGTTCCCCTACCACGGACGGGCAAAGCAGTCGATCGCCGAGATGTACCGGCACTACTGCGAGATGATTCTCTCGATCGACGACAGCGTCGGCCACGTTCTCGAAGCGCTCGAGAAACGGGGGCTCGAAGACAACACGCTGGTCCTCTTCACCAGCGACGGCGGACATCTCTGGGGAGAGCACGGCCTGATCGACAAACGGTGTGCCTACGAAGAGTCGATTCGAATTCCGCTGCTCGCCTGGGGACCATCGACGGTCGCAGCCGGCAAAACATGCGATGCTGTCGTCGCCAACATCGATGTCGCTCCGACGCTGCTGGAACTTGCTGACCTCGACGTTCCTTCGCAGATCGACGGCCGCAGCTTCGCGTCGCTGCTTCAGAATCCGGAAACAGCAGCCGATCGCGACTCACTCCTTTACGAGTATTACTGGGAGCCGGCATTTCCCCAGACGCCGACTACGTTTGCCCTCCGCGGACCGCGGTACAAGCTGATCCAGTATCACGGCGTCTGGGACACCGACGAGCTGTACGATCTGCAGGACGACCCGCACGAGACAACCAACCTCATCGGCCGGCCGGAACACCAGCAACGCGTCAACCAGATGCGACGGCAACTGCATGACCGGCTGAAGGAAACGGGCGGCCTGGCAATTCCGCTTGGGGTCAAGCGAAACCACGGTGCCACACTTCGGCGCGCCGACGGCACCAAACGGGCCGAGTTCCCGGAGCGACTCGAGCAACAGCCGTAGCCGATCGCTAGAAGATCGTCAGCTCGCGCATGTGGTCGAACAGTTGCCGCGCCTGCTCCGGGGTCCAGTCGACGCCGTCATGGTGGTACAACTTCAGGCTGCGAAGCTCCGGGAGTGACGCCAGCCACTCGAGTGCCGCGAGCTGAAAGGATCCGCTTGCCGAGATCTGCTGAAGAGTGGGAATCTGCGCCAGAATTGCAGCTGCCTCCTCGCCAAGATCCGTGCCGCTCACGTCAACGCTCACGAGTCCCGGCAATTGCGTGAGTGCCCGCATGTGACGTTCATCAATGTCGGCCGCCCAGTAGCTGACACGACGGACCGCGGGGAGTTTCGACCAGTCCAACTCGCCGGGATTGGCCCGCTCCTGGATGGTCATCAAATACAGACGGGGCAGGTTTCTCAGTTGCAGCGTGCTGATCTTCGACTCGTAGCCGCAGAAGAAACTTTCGAGCTGAGGACAGGATTCGACCATCAACGTGTCAGCCGTCATCTCGAGCAGACTGATACTGCTCAGAACATTGCAATCACGCACGGTGAGTTCGCCGATGTCGATGCCCTGAAGACTCAGTGTGGTGACTGCATCATCTGCTCCGAGCTCCAGCGAGCCAATGCGACCGCCAGTCAGCAGCAGATCGACTCCCGAGGCGTTGCTGAAACGGAAGTTGGCCTGGTCGACGTCAAGATCGGTGATCGTCAGGCGTGACATCGCGCTCGCGGCCGCCAACGCGCTGAGTCCCTCCTCTGTCAGTTCGCTGCCATTGAGCGTCAGTTGCTGCAGCTTCGGAGCCCGCACTATGGATTCCAGCTGCGAGTCCGTCACAGCCGCGTCGCCCAGATCCAGTGCGACCATTTCAGCACTCTGACCGATTGATGCAGCCAGTGCGTCGGTCATAGCGCCATCGAGATTCAGCATCGCCAGACGCGGCAACGTCGCCAATCCCTTCGCGGAGCCATCTGCCGCTTCCCGCTCGAGGTTCGGCAACTATACCTGCAGAAGAGAGGCCATGCGGCCAATACTCAGGCTCTCCAGCCGAAACGGTTCGGCGGCTCCCGGATCGGGCAGCACCCGCAGTGACTGCACCTGCGGCAGATTCTCCAGCGTCAGGTCCCGCAGCATGGGCGAGCCGAGGTAGAGGTGCACAAGGTTGGGAAGCTCGACCACCGTTAGTTGCCGCGTCCAGGTGTCGGCAACCGACAGGCTCTTCAGGTTCCGCAGTTTGCTGAGAAACTCGAAATCGGCGGCCGTAAGCGGCTCGTCGCGGCTGCCCAGACCACCGAGCTCCAGACGTTCGAGCCGCTTCAGGACTCCCAGCCGCCACAGTCCCTCACGAACGGCGGTGTCGCTCAGTGCCAGTTCGCGGAGGCGACGGAAGCGGCTGATCGTCGGCAGACTCCGCGACGTGATGCCGGTTCCGCTCAGATTCAGCACTTCAAGTTGACGGCTCGCGGCCAGTGCCGCCATGCCCGCATCGGTCACCCGCTTCGCTCCCG
This region includes:
- a CDS encoding DUF1559 domain-containing protein, with protein sequence MSIPRSRHRGFTLIELLVVIAIIAILIALLLPAVQQAREAARRSQCNNNLKQIGLAMHNYHDVNNGFPVAQYGCCWGTWVVGIMPYIDQANLFNQYEHNLKYGVPADTARYGHPVNLPVTRTRLAALTCPSDKDNRPFSDITSHNYAANFGNTSYSQGTVNGVTFKKAPFRLTSSGTPAKNQKMRDIKDGTSNTMLVAEVLQGDGRDLRGFSWWGDASQFTTYLPPNSNLPDRIYSSTYCNNQPEQNLPCDVSTSTNPTMFAARSSHTGGIQTVLCDGAGRFISENIDLEVWRGLSTAKGGEVISEF
- a CDS encoding sialidase family protein, coding for MLHCLQTFPRCGLLPFLTVVAALTAANSSRAEDLSEQVIWKSGEGGYHTYRIPSIITTGNGTVLAFCEGRKSGRGDSGNIDLLMKRSTDDGKTWSESVVVWDDGNNTCGNPCPVVDANTGRIHLLLTWNHGDDNGRELHEGTGRDTRRAFYSYSDDEGSNWTDPVEITDAVKLEAWAWYATGPGVGIQLTRGPHKGRLVVPCDYTTLEGPVHGSHAIYSDDGGKSWQLSDTISPTCNECQVAELSDGRLLMNARTQGASNTPRPYTGYRSIAYSSDGGTTWTDPVADDELGDPVCQASLIRYDGRRLLFSNPSPPISLKRGPRNRMTVYVSRDDGETWPVSRLVHEGPSAYSCLTRLPDGRIGLLYEAGEKNAYETITLATFSPEWIAGDE
- a CDS encoding sulfatase family protein → MLRRLMTRLFLIAAVAATVSPARAETERAKSVRPNIVFILIDDLRFDTFGYMGHPFVETPHIDRLAREGVQFRRAFVTTSLCSPARASFLTGQYMHNHRVVDNADLMPEGTVTFPQLLQKSGYETAFVGKWHMGGSSDAPRPGFDHWVSFRGQGTYAPEGHSLNINGEQVPRTKYMTDELTDYSVDWLKERNGDEPFLLYLSHKGVHGLYDPAPRHRDRYRNEPFPAPGTMDETLQPPPAGDAGKPMWVHDQRNSWHGIEFPYHGRAKQSIAEMYRHYCEMILSIDDSVGHVLEALEKRGLEDNTLVLFTSDGGHLWGEHGLIDKRCAYEESIRIPLLAWGPSTVAAGKTCDAVVANIDVAPTLLELADLDVPSQIDGRSFASLLQNPETAADRDSLLYEYYWEPAFPQTPTTFALRGPRYKLIQYHGVWDTDELYDLQDDPHETTNLIGRPEHQQRVNQMRRQLHDRLKETGGLAIPLGVKRNHGATLRRADGTKRAEFPERLEQQP